A genomic stretch from Psilocybe cubensis strain MGC-MH-2018 chromosome 1, whole genome shotgun sequence includes:
- a CDS encoding CBS domain-containing protein CBSCBSPB3 has product MSRIPVPTHNSGRTQSPLPFPTSPERAISPRPGARSNTSNSFASTGATMSTVSGFQSSVSVAETRKKQSKRDEAIRKKIESELSRKRTISTTHSQQRTSKRGKPAAAKGTVAALKPSPALTVPENITVSEASQLCAAKRTDCVLVVDDEEGLSGIFTAKDLAYRVTAEGLDPHTTPVSQIMTRNPMVTRDSTSATEALELMVSKHFRHLPVCNEDGNVVGLLDITKVFHEALGKVERSSAASEQLFNAMAGVQSELGAVGGNPQAAAMLAWAEKLREKTALPDLTTVMDTFTQPATVGPKTTVREVAKLMKERRTTAVCVMEPSGPQTSGNPAPAKIAGIFTSKDVVLRVIAAGLDAGRCSVVRVMTPHPDTAPPTMSVHDALKKMHNGHYLNLPVIEADGHLVAIVDVLKLTYATLEQMNAMSGEAGHSDSEGGPMWGRFFDSIGHDDGESVLSGSQHAMTDNRSFAGINDLHLQQSPHSEVHPNDSASVMDDDHVSALEGYGRQKGLHVPSGGVPVPADDGTYVFKFRTPSGRTHRFQSRHDDVEHLREIVAGKLATDPFFTEFQPTSDVATRPDPIDFHLSYTDADGDTVLITSDHDVSEAVKIARAAAQDRVVLFVQGGKGWAEAGAGKSEAKAAEVTAAAIEQVREVEKAEQVVASNVPTPLKEVIPEPLAPAPQRAAPIAAGDEVFGIPKDLLLPASIGALAVVIVGVFTISRLTSNHY; this is encoded by the exons ATGTCCCGTATACCCGTTCCTACTCATAACTCAGGCCGTACCCAGTCTCCACTTCCATTTCCTACTAGTCCGGAACGTGCTATCTCTCCGAGGCCAGGCGCTCGTTCAAACACGTCAAATAGTTTTGCTAGCACAGGTGCAACCATGTCTACTGTATCCGGATTCCAAAGTAGTGTCTCCGTCGCTGAgacaagaaagaaacaatCGAAGAGAGATGAG GCTATCCGCAAGAAGATCGAATCCGAACTCTCGCGCAAGCGCACGATCTCGACGACCCACAGCCAGCAACGAACCTCTAAGCGCGGCAAGCCCGCCGCCGCTAAAGGAACTGTCGCTGCGCTCAAACCCAGCCCTGCTTTGACGGTTCCGGAGAATATCACCGTCTCGGAGGCCAGCCAGTTATGCGCCGCTAAGAGAACAGATTGTGTGTTGGTCGTGGATGACGAAGAGGGGTTGAGCGGAATTTTCACCGCTAAGGATCTGGCATACAGG GTTACAGCAGAAGGACTTGATCCTCATACTACTCCTGTCAGTCAGATCATGACGCGTAACCCAATGGTCACTCGCGACTCGACTAGCGCGACTGAGGCCTTGGAACTCATGGTGTCGAAACATTTCAGACATCTT CCCGTGTGTAACgaagatggaaatgttgtcgGTTTGCTGGACATCACCAAGGTTTTCCATGAAGCTCTTGGTAAGGTTGAGAGAAGTTCGGCTGCATCAGAGCAGCTCTTCAATGCTATGGCTGGCGTGCAGTCCGAGCTTGGCGCGGTCGGAGGCAACCCTCAGGCAGCCGCTATGCTTGCATGGGCGGAGAAGCTACGTGAGAAGACTGCGCTCCCTGATCTCACTACTGTCATGGATACCTTCACCCAGCCTGCTACTGTGGGCCCGAAGACTACTGTCCGTGAGGTTGCCAAATTGATGAAGGAACGAAGGACCACTGCTGTCTGTGTCATGGAACCTTCGGGTCCACAAACATCCGGCAACCCCGCACCCGCAAAGATTGCTGGCATCTTTACCAGCAAAGATGTTGTGCTTCGCGTGATCGCCGCTGGCTTGGACGCTGGTCGGTGCAGTGTTGTCCGTGTTATGACGCCTCATCCTGATACTGCACCTCCTACCATGAGCGTTCATGATGCCTTGAAGAAGATGCACA ATGGACATTACCTCAATCTTCCTGTTATCGAGGCTGATGGACATCTTGTTGCTATCGTTGATGTCTTAAAGCTTACATATGCCACTCTGGAACAG ATGAACGCTATGTCTGGCGAAGCTGGTCACAGTGACTCGGAAGGCGGTCCTATGTGGGGACGTTTCTTTGATTCCATTGGACATGACGATGGCGAATCTGTCCTGTCTGGTTCTCAGCATGCTATGACCGACAACAGGTCCTTTGCTGGTATCAATGACCTTCATCTCCAACAATCTCCTCACTCTGAGGTGCACCCCAATGATTCGGCTTCTGTCATGGATGATGATCATGTTTCCGCTCTTGAAGGCTATGGCCGCCAGAAGGGTCTTCACGTTCCCAGTGGCGGAGTCCCTGTACCTGCAGACGATGGCACATATGTTTTCAAATTCCGTACGCCAAGTGGGCGTACCCATCGTTTCCAGTCTCGccatgatgatgttgagCATCTGCGTGAAATTGTTGCTGGAAAACTCGCCACTGATCCCTTCTTCACGGAGTTCCAGCCAACTTCAGATGTCGCAACACGACCTGACCCTATCGACTTCCATTTGTCGTATACTGATGCCGATGGCGATACTGTTTTGATCACGTCTGACCATGACGTTTCGGAGGCTGTTAAAATCGCTCGTGCAGCAGCCCAGGATCGTGTGGTGCTTTTCGTGCAGGGTGGTAAAGGATGGGCTGAAGCTGGTGCTGGCAAGAGCGAAGCCAAGGCTGCGGAGGTTACAGCCGCTGCCATTGAACAGGTTCGCGAGGTGGAGAAAGCTGAGCAGGTCGTCGCATCGAACGTACCTACACCCTTGAAGGAGGTCATCCCGGAACCCTTGGCTCCTGCCCCACAACGTGCTGCTCCTATCGCTGCAGGTGATGAAGTATTCGGAATACCCAAAGACCTCTTACTTCCTGCTAGCATTGGTGCCCTGGCGGTCGTCATTGTTGGAGTCTTCACTATCTCAAGACTGACCTCGAACCACTATTAA
- a CDS encoding Tetra-spanning protein 1, with protein MTFTRTTLMPQFLPPAQPATAGGPPQPHPLAKKLQAWVKANYDNAMKVVAYTELVIMARVLLGCLTWRNSILAPIIFAHFLRARHFHSLFTREAVAYVNSRADAFIRKPTNPPVLAQVWDKVQYAVQTWSGSTLTPNAGVPPQAAR; from the exons ATGACTTTCACTCGTACAACATTGATGCCCCAATTCCTCCCCCCTGCACAACCTGCTACTGCTGGCGGCCCTCCCCAGCCTCATCCTTTGGCTAAGAAACTCCAGGCCTGGGTCAAAG CCAACTACGACAACGCTATGAAGGTTGTTGCTTACACGGAACTTGTTATTATGGCTCGCGTTCTCCTCGGATGCTTGACATGGCGTAATTCAATCTTGGCACCTATAATCTTTGCGCACTTCTTGCGCGCGCGCCACTTCCACTCCTTGTTCACTCGCGAAGCTGTCGCATACGTCAATAGCCGTGCAGATGCCTTCATCCGGAAACCCACTAATCCACCCGTGCTCGCACAAGTTTGGGACAAAGTTCAATACGCTGTCCAGACTTGGTCTGGATCCACGTTGACACCCAACGCTGGTGTTCCTCCCCAGGCTGCACGATGA
- a CDS encoding ATP-dependent RNA helicase, with protein sequence MSPDEPVSSSSKLSKKKSKQKLKDQEETANEPTTSASASASASTSASTSDVATPDATEASSESKKSSSKSKAAPEQAPSDSNSKTARIPFSTLGLSAPTSRALEEMGMTTMTAVQAKSIPVLLAGKDVLGAARTGSGKTLAFLIPAVELLHRLKFKPMNGTGIIIITPTRELALQIFGVARDLMKYHSQTFGIVIGGANRRAEEEKLVKGVNLLVATPGRLWDHLRDTKGFVRRNLKALVIDEADRILEIGFEQQMKDIIAMLPKDERQSMLFSATQTTKVTDLARISLRPGPVHIDVDKEEATSTVATLSQGYVVCPSERRFLLLFTFLKKNLKKKVIVFFSSCNSVKYHSELLNYIDVPVLDLHGKQKQQKRTNTFFEFINAESGILLCTDVAARGLDIPRVDYIVQYDPPDDPRDYIHRVGRTARAGKVGKSLLFLLESELGFLRYLKESKVPLNEFVFPANRIENVQAQLENLLEKNYNLYRSATSGYRAYLQSYASYSLKKIFDVNALDLTKIAKAFGFKVPPRVNLAVGPGKGQSARVGDKRRRDEDSAVSDEDASDSESPKKHKGSGQVGDGSVRGPMRVKEKSKRMETLGKKAVDKDMYRKGQEMKKLGKNWSR encoded by the exons ATGTCACCGGACGAGCCTGTTTCTAGTAGCTCAAAGTTgagcaagaagaaaagcaagcAAAAACTCAAGGATCAAGAGGAAACTGCGAATGAACCTACGActtctgcctctgcctccgcctctgcctccaCTTCTGCCTCCACTTCCGATGTTGCTACTCCTGATGCTACCGAGGCTTCTTCAGAATCTAAAAAATCCAGTTCCAAATCAAAGGCCGCCCCCGAGCAAGCCCCCTCCGATTCAAACTCCAAGACCGCTCGAATCCCATTCTCAACACTAGGCCTTTCCGCGCCTACCTCTCGCGCACTTGAGGAGATGGGCATGACTACGATGACTGCTGTGCAAGCTAAATCTATCCCCGTACTGCTCGCAGGCAAAGATGTTCTCGGTGCTGCTCGCACAGGATCCGGCAAAACACTAGCTTTCCTCATTCCCGCCGTCGAACTCCTTCACCGCCTCAAATTCAAGCCTATGAACGGAACGGGTATCATTATCATCACTCCCACAAGAGAACTGGCTCTCCAGATCTTCGGTGTAGCCAGGGATCTCATGAAATATCATTCGCAAACATTTGGAATTGTAATTGGAGGTGCAAATCGGAGAGCGGAAGAGGAGAAGCTGGTCAAGGGAGTGAATCTCCTCGTGGCTACACCAGGACGTCTTTGGGATCATTTGAGA GATACAAAAGGATTTGTGAGAAGAAATCTCAAAGCCCTCGTCATCGACGAAGCCGATCGGATATTGGAAATCGGGTTCGAGCAGCAGATGAAGGATATCATTGCTATGCtgccaaaag ATGAACGTCAATCAATGCTGTTCTCTGCCACACAAACCACAAAAGTCACAGATCTTGCCCGGATATCACTACGACCTGGACCTGTTCATATTGATGTTGACAAAGAGGAAGCTACCAGCACGGTAGCCACTCTTTCACAAGGCTACGTCGTTTGTCCTTCTGAACGccgcttcctcctcctcttcacctTCTTAAAAAAGAatctgaagaagaaagttattgtcttcttctccagttGCAATTCTGTAAAATATCATTCAGAATTGCTAAACTATATCGATGTACCTGTCCTGGATCTACAT GGCAAACAAAAGCAACAAAAAAGAACTAACACATTCTTTGAATTTATCAACGCGGAATCCGGAATCTTGCTATGTACTGATGTTGCTGCCCGTGGACTTGATATCCCTCGTGTGGATTACATCGTCCAGTACGATCCTCCTGATGACCCTCGCGATTACATTCACAGAGTAGGACGAACGGCGAGAGCAGGCAAAGTCGGGAAAAGTTTGTTATTCCTCCTGGAGAGCGAGCTTGGGTTCTTGAGATATCTCAAGGAATCCAAAGTTCCTCTGAACGAATTTGTATTCCCAGCTAATCGAATCGAGAATGTTCAAGCTCAG TTGGAGAATCTCCTAGAGAAAAACTACAATCTGTATCGATCAGCCACAAGTGGTTACCGCGCATACTTGCAGTCATATGCCTCGTATTCTCTGAAAAAGATCTTCGATGTGAACGCATTGGACTTGACAAAAATTGCCAAAGCATTCGGCTTCAAAGTACCTCCTCGCGTCAATCTTGCTGTTGGTCCTGGTAAGGGCCAATCGGCTCGTGTAGGAGATAAGAGACGTCGCGACGAAGACAGTGCAGTGTCTGACGAGGATGCGTCAGACTCGGAGAGTCCTAAAAAGCACAAGGGAAGCGGTCAAGTTGGAGATGGTTCAGTGCGGGGCCCAATGCGtgtgaaagaaaaatcgaAACGCATGGAGACACTGGGAAAGAAGGCTGTTGATAAGGATATGTACCGGAAAGGCCAGGAGATGAAGAAGTTGGGCAAGAATTGGAGTAGATAG
- a CDS encoding putative peptidyl-tRNA hydrolase 2, which translates to MSDVIRKVFLGLVLSLASVGVGYQVGALTTRVKSNPNLKEELKESPPAIEEEEVDEQAISDGDLKCPIGFMEPCKLVLVVRTDLKLTPASIATQLNAGARLPTLLELRNNTFSSHATLACYKALSKKNSSLAYQWEVLGQAKIALKAKSEDQLLELEAIAKSLNLCARYVTDPERDNERSILGIGPGPVGLINEVTGKLRLL; encoded by the exons ATGTCTGACGTTATACGTAAAGTTTTTCTGGGTCTTGTTCTCTCACTAGCGTCCGTTGGTGTAGGATATCAGGTTGGCGCGTTAACAACACGCGTCAAGTCGAATCCGAATCTTAAAGAGGAATTGAAAGAAAGTCCTCCAGCgattgaagaggaggaggttgacGAACAAGCCATATCCGATGGAGATCTCAAATGCCCAATCGGCTTCATGGAACCTTGCAAATTG GTACTCGTTGTTCGTACAGACCTTAAGTTGACCCCAGCCAGCATCGCTACTCAGTTGA ATGCTGGTGCGCGCCTACCTACTCTTTTAGAGCTGAGGAATAACACATTTTCTAGCCATGCAACATTAGCATGCTATAAAGCTCTCAGCAAGAAGAATTCATCC CTTGCGTATCAATGGGAGGTTTTAGG ACAGGCCAAAATTGCTCTCAAAGCTAAATCAGAAGACCAGCTGCTAGAATTGGAGGCGATTGCAAAAAGTTTGAACCTTTGTGCACGATATGTAACAGATCC CGAGAGAGATAATGAACGCAGTATATTGGGAATAGGGCCAGGTCCAGTTGGACTTATAAACGAGGTTACTGGGAAACTGCGCCTTCTATAA
- a CDS encoding Protein SYM1, with protein MAALTLARAYQHSFDTHPYSTLAVTGGCLNALGDVVAQVAQRTVGRGEKEDVPKYDVTRTARFFAYGVMISPFMGRWNLFLERRFPLRAIKGTNKVSLNALGKRVAADQLFMAPLGLAIFLSSMGIMEGRSPRQIGNRFKDLYSTALIANWRVWPLAQLINFRYMPLPYRVPFSQACGVFWTLYLSILNSEEDVRQDKELADRRQKVLNS; from the exons ATGGCAGCCCTTACTTTAGCACGCGCCTATCAGCACTCTTTCGACACCCATCCGTACTCCACTCTCGCAGTTACGGGAGGATGCCTGAATGCCCTTGGGGACGTTGTGGCCCAAGTCGCACAACGAACG GTTGGCCGAGGAGAGAAGGAAGATGTTCCTAAATATGATGTCACACGAACTGCCCGTTTCTTCGCATATGGCGTTATGATAA GTCCATTCATGGGCCGGTGGAATTTGTTCCTCGAAAGACGCTTTCCGTTACGAGCTATAAAGGGAACAAATAAAGTATCCCTCAATGCTCTAGGGAAACGTGTCGCAGCCGATCAGCTATTCAT GGCTCCTTTGGGT TTGGCAATATTCTTAAGTTCAATGGGTATCATGGAAGGTCGTAGTCCCCGTCAGATAGGCAACCGGTTCAAGGATCTCTACAGCACTGCTCTTATAGCCAACTGGAGAGTATGGCCTCTCGCCCAG CTTATCAACTTCCGATACATGCCCCTGCCATATCGTGTCCCATTTTCGCAAGCATGTGGAGTGTTCTGGACACTGTATCTCTCCATCCTAAATTCCGA AGAAGACGTGCGACAAGACAAAGAGCTTGCGGACCGGCGCCAAAAAGTTTTGAACTCATGA
- a CDS encoding U3 small nucleolar RNA-associated protein 4-like protein (U3 small nucleolar RNA-associated protein 4 homolog) encodes MDKRKETTTLSVHRCRFVDYAPSAITALAYPPLPLPSVKGKKKTTAGKQPLRFGLLAVGHANGNIDICEWQGAERESQCSQAWVVRKTLPGPYPSKVDSLAFVVRYPEDVGPDDVPMQSDLRLFSSGGGSELIEWDLERGCIRRTINSQGGSIWSIAANPSSSSLALGCEDGTVRILSIANDTLTHSRRFDRVKCRMLSIAWGPPIPRQRQAKKAQEFDGDSSSDDDEEDDWTDSWLVTGCSDSSLRKWDISTGRVIERMGVDKVRGERTLVWTVGVLGDGTIISGDSLGMVKFWDSRTCTQLSSFKAHGADVLCMAVSPEGRAIYTAGVDQKTVQFSLVKTSSTENGPTTSRWTQTCSRRMHSHDVRALAMWPPYTPLPTAYKRHFSIDVAPILASGGLDMSVVLTPAALPTSTVVKITNPLDTSTESTFEDSYHRKLAFVARGVVRVARSTRLVSCAREAGITVWRIHKKPEEGTGVVQMQSGPTDDPLETEPYAGGWEKVLEMDLKVNTNITTHEISDDGRWLIVSDLYESKLFALTTDDKGEIGLKRIKEFSSILQAYIPASPSHAISTGASAFQFTPDSSKLIMSTALSSYVLVINLIGDKPRVMRRFDQHRLRDSIVHDRVVKGRTLALDSAEKKLVNGHTHVNGDASMDVDMAEPDVESPPPANEASEASDDEDDDQDVSSTSATVSVDRIAVSTDGQWLATTDSRARTHIFNLDLISHHCVLPTFPRSAQALAFDPMHPSVLLLSFPDNSIQIFDVETRQFPVWGKELAASLPKRFTHAHDPVLGVSFDPAVTSSSGIDEQGKTRYVLFWGATWMFKVSLDTTVRSGAKKRRREIAPVPGAEEERQWRDYKMITQYRPLLCCDFLAKDELVVVERPLVDVLLTLPPAYFKHKYGAS; translated from the exons ATGGATAAGAGAAAGGAGACCACTACACTCTCCGTCCATCGCTGTCGTTTCGTCGACTATGCTCCATCTGCCATAACGGCCTTGGCCTACCCGCCTCTCCCTTTGCCATCAGTCaaaggcaagaaaaaaaccacCGCCGGGAAGCAGCCACTACGATTCGGCCTCCTCGCAGTCGGCCATGCCAATGGGAACATTGACATATGCGAGTGGCAGGGTGCTGAACGGGAGTCTCAGTGTTCTCAGGCCTGGGTGGTGCGAAAA ACTCTCCCTGGACCGTACCCTTCAAAAGTAGATTCTTTGGCCTTTGTTGTGCGTTACCCAGAAGACGTGGGACCCGACGATGTCCCTATGCAATCCGATCTTCGCCTGTTTAGCTCAGGCGGAGGAAGTGAATTAATTGAATGGGACTTGGAAAGAGGGTGTATACGC AGAACCATAAATTCGCAAGGTGGATCAATATGGTCCATTGCCGCTAatccatcctcttcttcactcGCACTGGGGTGCGAAGACGGCACAGTTCGTATTCTCTCAATAGCGAACGATACTTTGACCCACTCGCGTCGGTTCGATAGAGTGAAGTGCCGGATGCTGAGCATCGCCTGGGGACCACCCATACCTCGACAACGGCAAGCTAAGAAAGCTCAGGAATTTGATGGCGATTCTTCTagcgatgacgacgaagaagacgattGGACCGACTCATGGTTAGTTACAGGATGCTCCGATAGCAGCCTACGGAAATGGGATATCTCAACTGGACGGGTTATTGAGAGAATGGGTGTCGATAAAGTACGGGGAGAGCGCACATTGGTTTGGACCGTTGGTGTCCTTGG CGATGGTACAATAATATCTGGAGACTCATTAGGAATGGTCAAGTTTTGGGATTCAAGGACTTGCACACAATTGTCTTCTTTCAAGGCCCACGGTGCCGATGTTCTGTGCATGGCCGTTAGTCCT GAAGGAAGGGCTATCTATACTGCAGGCGTTGACCAAAAAACCGTTCAGTTCTCCCTCGTTAAGACATCCAGTACTGAAAACGGGCCCACCACGTCGCGTTGGACACAAACGTGTTCCCGTCGTATGCATTCGCATGACGTGCGAGCCTTGGCTATGTGGCCTCCCTACACTCCTCTACCCACAGCATACAAGAGACATTTTTCAATTGATGTAGCTCCCATTCTTGCGTCTGGGGGACTCGATATGTCCGTCGTGCTCACTCCTGCTGCTCTCCCAACGAGTACTGTTGTCAAAATTACGAATCCATTGGATACAAGCACGGAATCTACCTTTGAGGATTCCTACCACCGTAAACTGGCCTTTGTCGCGAGAGGTGTTGTGCGCGTTGCTCGAAGTACTCGCTTGGTATCATGTGCACGGGAAGCAGGAATCACTGTCTGGAGAATCCATAAAAAGCCGGAAGAGGGTACAGGTGTTGTGCAAATGCAATCGGGGCCCACAGACGATCCTTTGGAGACAGAACCTTACGCTGGTGGGTGGGAAAAGGTTCTTGAGATGGACCTCAAAGTCAACACAAATATAACCACCCACGAAATTTCGGATGACGGTAGATGGCTTATCGTTTCGGACTTGTACGAAAGCAAGCTCTTCGCTCTTACCACAGAC GATAAGGGTGAAATCGGCCTCAAGCGAATAAAAGAGTTTTCGTCTATTCTACAAGCATACATCCCCGCTTCTCCAAGTCATGCAATATCTACTGGCGCCAGTGCTTTCCAATTCACCCCCGATTCATCCAAACTAATTATGTCCACCGCCCTCTCATCTTATGTCCTGGTCATCAACCTAATAGGAGACAAGCCACGCGTAATGCGCCGCTTCGATCAACACCGGTTACGAGATTCCATCGTTCACGATCGAGTTGTCAAAGGTCGAACACTAGCGCTCGATAGTGCTGAGAAGAAGCTCGTGAATGGACACACGCATGTCAATGGCGACGCAAGTATGGATGTTGATATGGCTGAACCAGATGTCGAGTCCCCTCCCCCGGCCAATGAAGCAAGCGAAGCATctgatgacgaagatgacgatcAGGACGTCAGCTCTACATCTGCAACTGTCAGCGTTGATAGGATAGCTGTGAGTACTGACGGCCAATGGCTTGCGACGACCGACAGCCGTGCCAGAACGCACATTTTCAACCTAGATTTGATTTCA CATCACTGCGTCCTCCCAACCTTCCCACGTTCCGCACAAGCACTCGCATTTGATCCTATGCATCCTTCAGTTCTCCTGCTCTCCTTCCCCGACAACTCTATCCAGATATTTGATGTTGAGACACGCCAGTTCCCTGTCTGGGGAAAAGAACTCGCCGCTAGCCTGCCTAAACGATTCACTCATGCACATGACCCTGTGCTTGGCGTCTCCTTCGATCCAGCTGTAACATCCAGCTCTGGCATTGATGAACAGGGCAAGACGCGGTACGTGCTCTTCTGGGGTGCGACGTGGATGTTCAAGGTGAGCCTCGATACCACCGTGCGCTCCGGCGCTAAGAAGAGGCGACGCGAGATTGCGCCGGTGCCTGGTGCAGAAGAGGAAAGACAGTGGAGAGACTACAAAATGATCACTCAGTACCGCCCGCTATTGTGCTGTGATTTCCTGGCAAAGGATGAATTGGTGGTGGTAGAAAGGCCGCTTGTGGATGTGCTGTTGACGCTACCGCCTGCATACTTCAAACACAAGTACGGCGCGTCATGA
- a CDS encoding Mitochondrial import inner membrane translocase subunit TIM10 translates to MSFLRGSAPTSGGSGGVNVDKIEMAITELDTVTDFFNRMVQSCHTKCIGARYAEPDLNKGESACIDRCVAKFNDVQKKVGEKLQSRGAANAAGGFTPM, encoded by the exons ATGTCTTTCCTCAGAGGCAGTGCCCCAACGTCAGGTGGTAGTGGCGGCGTCAATGTCGACAAGATTGAAATGGCCATTACTGA ACTTGACACAGTGACGGATTTCTTCAACCGAATGGTCCA ATCGTGTCACACGAAGTGCATTGGTGCGCGCTATGCCGAGCCTGACCTGAATAAGGGAGAGAGCGCATGCATCGACCGATGCGTCGCAAAATTTAACGATGTCCAGAAGAAGGTCGGAGAGAAACTTCAAAGTCGCGGTGCTGCCAATGCAGCTGGCGGGTTCACACCTATGTAA
- a CDS encoding putative low-specificity L-threonine aldolase codes for MSSFASIADQLKFDVVSKTHALDNANKRKDIARTFILPTEEMYSYATLATLGDDVYFEPSTAALEAHVAKITGKEAGLFVPSGTASNQIALRTHLKQPPYSVLCDHRAHIHKYEAGGAAFHSGAAVIAVVPTNKHHLTLQDVKDNIIISNDTHFAPTEVVALENTLNGTIIPQEEVIAISDYVHSLGLKLHLDGARIWHVAAETSTPLKELCDPFDSVSLCFSKGLGAPVGSCLVGTKEFITKARWFRKLFGGGMRQTGILAGAAAYALTHNFPQLPRVHALAKRLESGLEEIGANILSRAETCMIFYDPSPLGVTYDEIGDRGSALPEPLFLGGSRLVVHIQTSDAAVDDFLNIVRQLAEEKKAAGFVRPEAQANGEIKDVYVRRVPKATK; via the exons ATGTCTTCATTCGCCTCTATCGCAGATCAGCTCAAGTTCGACGTCGTCTCCAAGACTCATGCTCTGGACAATGCTAATAAGCGCAAGGACATAGCGCGTACTTTCATTT TGCCAACTGAGGAGATGTATTCTTACGCTACGCTCGCAACCTTGGGAGATGATGTCTACTTCGAGCCATCTACTGC TGCCCTGGAAGCCCATGTCGCAAAGATTACAGGCAAAGAAGCCGGTTTGTTCGTACCGTCTGGTACTGCATCAAACCAAATTGCACTGAGGACTCATCTTAAACAACCTCCATACTCTGTTTTGTGCGACCATCGTGCACATATTCACAA GTACGAAGCAGGAGGTGCTGCCTTTCATTCCGGTGCTGCGGTAATTGCAGTTGTTCCGACTAACA AGCATCATCTAACCCTCCAGGATGTCAAAGATAACATCATCATAAGCAATGATACTCATTT TGCCCCAACAGAGGTTGTTGCTCTGGAAAATACTCTCAATGGGACCATCATCCCTCAGGAAGAGGTCATTGCTATCTCAGATTATGTCCATTCCTTAGGTTTGAAGTTACACCTTGATGGTGCCCGAATTTGGCACGTCGCTGCAGAAACATCGACCCCTCTAAAGGAATTGTGCGACCCATTCGACTCCGTGAGTCTGTGCTTCAGCAAAGGCCTTG GCGCACCTGTTGGATCGTGTCTAGTAGGCACTAAAGAGTTTATTACAAAAGCTCGATGGTTTCGCAAGCTCTTCGGAGGAGGCATGCGTCAGACAGGCATCCTTGCTGGCGCTGCCGCATATGCTTTGACACACAACTTTCCTCAACTTCCACGGGTCCATGCTTTAGCCAAGCGGCTAGAAAGCGGTCTTGAAGAGATCGGGGCAAACATTTTAAGTAGGGCGGAAACTTGCATG ATCTTCTATGATCCGTCTCCTCTTGGTGTTACTTATGACGAGATCGGTGACAGAGGATCGGCACTTCCTGAGCCCCTTTTCCTTGGTGGATCCCGCCTTGTAGTTCACATTCAAACATCGGACGCAGCCGTCGACGACTTTTTGAACATTGTTCGTCAACTTgcagaagagaagaaggccGCTGGTTTTGTCAGGCCTGAAGCTCAGGCCAACGGTGAGATCAAGGACGTCTATGTTAGACGTGTGCCAAAGGCGACAAAGTAG